CTTGGCTCCACCTCGGCCGATTTTATCCATAATCTCCCTGACCTCCCGTTGAGTCAGGGGAATAGGGTGATTCCCCGAACCAACGAAACCGGTCACACCGGGAGTATGGCGAACCACATACCACGGCTGGTCATCCATGACCATTTCGACGAGAACGTAGCTCGGAAAGAGTTTTTTGGTCACCTTCTTGGATTTGCCGTCTTTGACGACCATCCGATCCTCCACAGGAACGAGAACATCGAAGATGCTGTCCTCCATACCCATGGTGGCGATTCTCTGTTCAAGATTCGCCTTCACCTTGTTCTCGTATCCCGCATAGGTCTGAACGATGAACCATTGTCGTTGAGTCGTGGTCACCATGATAAAAAAGGGACCCGATGCTCGGCCCCCTTAAACCTCCCTGTTCTTAGACACCGGAGACTCCCACCACATTTGATCGCAGAAGACTATCCGATAACCCTCGAGGAGATGCCGGTCAAAGCGATGTCGACAATCCCGAGGTAGACAGCTACCAAAAGGGTTACGAATATAACGACTAGGGTGGAGTACCAGACCTGCTGTTTCCCAGGCCAAGTCACTTTTTTAAGCTCCGCTCGGGCCTCCCGAAGAAAACCAAAGACTTTCTGCATGATCCTGGC
This is a stretch of genomic DNA from Dethiosulfovibrio peptidovorans. It encodes these proteins:
- the nusG gene encoding transcription termination/antitermination factor NusG, with the protein product MVTTTQRQWFIVQTYAGYENKVKANLEQRIATMGMEDSIFDVLVPVEDRMVVKDGKSKKVTKKLFPSYVLVEMVMDDQPWYVVRHTPGVTGFVGSGNHPIPLTQREVREIMDKIGRGGAKKQDRPTFEIDFKKGDVIKVKAGPFEGAVGPIIDILPEKGKVKFSVSVFGRETMVEIDYTELEKL
- a CDS encoding preprotein translocase subunit SecE; this encodes MQKVFGFLREARAELKKVTWPGKQQVWYSTLVVIFVTLLVAVYLGIVDIALTGISSRVIG